A window of the Streptococcus sp. 116-D4 genome harbors these coding sequences:
- a CDS encoding glycosyltransferase family 4 protein — translation MRIGLFTDTYFPQVSGVATSIRTLKIELEKQGHAVFIFTTTDKDVNRYEDWQIIRIPSVPFFAFKDRRFAYRGFSKTLEIAKQYQLDIIHTQTEFSLGLLGIWIARELKIPVIHTYHTQYEDYVHYIAKGMLIRPSMVKYLVRGFLHDVDGVICPSEIVRDLLSDYKVKVEKRVIPTGIELAKFERPEIKQENLKELRSKLGIQEDEKMLLSLSRISYEKNIQTVLTAFAEVLKEEDKVKLVVAGDGPYLDDLKEQAQKLEIQDSVVFTGMIAPSETALYYKAADFFISASTSETQGLTYLESLASGTPVIAHGNPYLDNLINDKMFGTLYYGEHDLAGAILEALIATPDMDEHTLSEKLYEISAENFGKRVHEFYLDAIISNNFQKDLAKDDTVSQRIFKTVLYLPQQVVAAPVKGSRRMLKASKTQLISMRDYWTDREE, via the coding sequence ATGCGAATTGGTTTATTTACAGATACCTATTTTCCTCAGGTTTCTGGTGTTGCAACCAGTATTCGAACCTTGAAAATAGAACTTGAAAAGCAAGGACACGCTGTTTTTATCTTTACGACAACAGATAAGGATGTCAATCGTTATGAAGATTGGCAAATTATTCGCATTCCAAGTGTTCCCTTCTTTGCTTTTAAGGATCGCCGCTTTGCCTACCGAGGTTTTAGCAAGACGCTTGAAATTGCTAAACAATATCAGCTAGATATTATCCATACTCAGACAGAATTTTCTCTTGGCTTGTTGGGTATTTGGATTGCGCGTGAATTGAAGATTCCAGTTATCCATACCTATCACACCCAGTATGAAGACTATGTCCATTATATTGCTAAGGGGATGTTGATTCGTCCTAGTATGGTCAAGTACTTAGTAAGAGGTTTCCTGCATGATGTGGATGGGGTTATTTGCCCTAGTGAGATTGTCCGTGACTTGCTATCTGACTATAAGGTTAAGGTTGAAAAAAGGGTCATTCCTACTGGGATTGAATTAGCTAAGTTCGAGCGTCCAGAAATCAAGCAAGAAAATCTGAAAGAACTGCGTAGTAAACTAGGGATTCAAGAGGATGAAAAGATGTTGTTGAGTCTTTCCAGGATTTCCTATGAAAAAAATATTCAAACAGTTTTAACAGCCTTTGCAGAAGTCCTGAAAGAGGAAGACAAGGTTAAACTGGTAGTTGCTGGGGATGGGCCTTATTTAGATGATCTCAAAGAGCAAGCCCAGAAACTAGAGATTCAAGACTCTGTTGTCTTTACAGGGATGATTGCTCCTAGTGAGACCGCTCTTTACTATAAGGCGGCGGATTTCTTCATCTCGGCATCGACAAGTGAAACGCAAGGTTTGACATACTTGGAAAGTTTGGCTAGTGGGACGCCTGTCATTGCACATGGAAATCCTTATCTGGACAATCTTATCAATGACAAGATGTTTGGAACCTTGTACTATGGAGAACATGATTTAGCTGGAGCTATTTTAGAAGCTCTGATTGCAACGCCAGATATGGATGAGCATACCTTATCAGAGAAATTATATGAGATTTCAGCTGAGAATTTTGGAAAACGGGTGCATGAATTCTATCTGGATGCTATTATTTCAAATAATTTCCAGAAAGATTTAGCCAAAGATGATACGGTCAGCCAGCGTATCTTTAAGACAGTTTTGTATTTACCACAGCAGGTAGTTGCTGCGCCTGTAAAAGGCTCTAGACGCATGCTGAAGGCTTCAAAAACACAGTTAATTAGCATGAGAGATTATTGGACAGACCGTGAAGAATAG
- a CDS encoding PspC domain-containing protein: MRSGRDKKIAGVCAGVAHYLDIDPTIVRVIWGVLAFCYGAGIVAYIILWIIAPVATDY; the protein is encoded by the coding sequence ATGAGAAGTGGTCGTGACAAAAAGATTGCGGGTGTTTGTGCTGGAGTGGCCCATTATCTAGATATTGATCCGACTATCGTTCGCGTAATATGGGGTGTCCTTGCATTTTGTTATGGGGCAGGAATTGTAGCTTATATCATTTTATGGATTATCGCACCAGTAGCAACTGACTATTGA
- a CDS encoding DUF4044 domain-containing protein yields the protein MAFGDNGNRKKTMFEKITLFIVLIMLIASILGIFATAIGALSNL from the coding sequence ATGGCATTTGGAGATAATGGAAATCGTAAAAAAACTATGTTTGAGAAAATAACCTTGTTTATCGTTCTTATCATGTTAATAGCAAGTATTTTGGGTATTTTTGCAACTGCAATTGGTGCCCTCAGTAATCTATAA
- the obgE gene encoding GTPase ObgE, translating into MSMFLDTAKIKVKAGNGGDGMVAFRREKYVPNGGPWGGDGGRGGNVVFVVDEGLRTLMDFRYNRHFKADSGEKGMTKGMHGRGAEDLRVRVPQGTTVRDAETGKILTDLIEHGQEFIVAHGGRGGRGNIRFATPKNPAPEISENGEPGQERELQLELKILADVGLVGFPSVGKSTLLSVITSAKPKIGAYHFTTIVPNLGMVRTQSGESFAVADLPGLIEGASQGVGLGTQFLRHIERTRVILHIIDMSASEGRDPYEDYLAINKELESYNLRLMERPQIIVANKMDMPESQENLKEFKKKLAENYDEFEELPAIFPISGLTKQGLATLLDATAELLDKTPEFLLYDETDMEEEAYYGFDEEEKAFEISRDDDATWVLSGEKLMKLFNMTNFDRDESVMKFARQLRGMGVDEALRARGAKDGDLVRIGKFEFEFVD; encoded by the coding sequence ATGAGTATGTTTTTAGATACAGCTAAGATTAAGGTCAAGGCTGGTAATGGTGGCGATGGTATGGTTGCCTTTCGCCGTGAAAAATATGTCCCTAATGGCGGTCCTTGGGGTGGTGACGGTGGTCGTGGAGGAAATGTTGTCTTCGTTGTAGACGAAGGATTGCGTACCTTGATGGATTTCCGCTATAATCGTCATTTTAAGGCTGATTCTGGTGAAAAAGGAATGACCAAAGGGATGCATGGTCGTGGAGCTGAGGACCTTAGAGTTCGAGTGCCACAAGGTACGACTGTGCGTGATGCGGAGACTGGCAAGATTTTGACAGATTTGATTGAACACGGACAAGAATTTATTGTAGCCCACGGTGGTCGTGGTGGACGTGGAAACATCCGCTTTGCGACACCAAAAAATCCTGCACCGGAAATCTCTGAAAATGGAGAACCAGGTCAGGAACGTGAGTTACAATTGGAACTAAAAATCTTGGCGGATGTTGGTTTAGTTGGATTCCCATCTGTAGGGAAATCAACCCTTTTAAGTGTCATCACATCCGCTAAACCTAAAATTGGTGCCTACCATTTTACGACTATTGTGCCAAATCTAGGAATGGTTCGTACCCAATCAGGAGAATCCTTTGCAGTAGCTGATTTACCAGGTTTGATTGAAGGAGCTAGTCAGGGTGTCGGTTTGGGAACTCAGTTTCTCCGTCACATTGAGCGGACCCGTGTCATCCTTCACATTATTGATATGTCAGCTAGCGAAGGGCGTGATCCTTATGAGGATTATCTTGCTATCAACAAGGAGTTGGAGTCATACAATCTTCGTCTCATGGAGCGTCCACAGATTATCGTAGCCAACAAAATGGACATGCCTGAGAGTCAAGAAAATCTTAAAGAATTCAAGAAAAAATTAGCTGAAAACTACGATGAATTTGAAGAGTTACCAGCTATCTTCCCAATTTCTGGTTTGACCAAGCAAGGTCTGGCAACGCTATTGGATGCTACAGCTGAATTGTTAGATAAGACACCAGAATTCTTGCTCTACGACGAGACAGATATGGAAGAAGAAGCTTACTATGGCTTTGATGAGGAAGAAAAGGCCTTTGAAATTAGTCGTGATGACGATGCGACATGGGTGCTTTCTGGTGAAAAACTCATGAAACTCTTTAATATGACCAACTTTGATCGGGACGAATCAGTCATGAAATTTGCTCGCCAGCTTCGTGGTATGGGGGTTGATGAAGCCCTTCGTGCGCGTGGAGCCAAAGATGGTGACTTGGTCCGCATTGGTAAATTTGAGTTTGAATTTGTAGACTAG
- a CDS encoding arginine repressor has translation MNKSEHRHQLIRALVTKNKIHTQAELQALLADNDIQVTQATLSRDIKSMNLSKVREEDNSYYVLNTGSISKWEKRLEIYMEDALVLMRPVQHQVLLKTLPGLAQSFGSIIDALSFPDAIATLCGDDVCLVICEDVAAAQKCFEELKKFAPPFFFEE, from the coding sequence ATGAATAAATCCGAACACCGACACCAACTCATACGAGCTCTTGTAACGAAAAACAAGATTCATACTCAAGCTGAGCTACAAGCTCTCCTTGCTGATAATGACATTCAAGTTACACAAGCTACACTTTCAAGAGATATTAAAAGTATGAACCTTTCAAAAGTACGAGAAGAAGACAACTCTTACTACGTGCTCAATACAGGTTCTATCTCAAAATGGGAAAAACGTCTCGAAATTTATATGGAAGATGCTCTTGTCTTGATGCGCCCTGTTCAACACCAAGTCCTACTAAAAACCCTTCCTGGACTTGCTCAATCCTTTGGTTCCATCATTGATGCTTTGAGCTTCCCTGACGCTATCGCTACCCTCTGTGGCGATGATGTCTGTCTCGTCATCTGCGAAGATGTAGCAGCTGCCCAAAAGTGCTTTGAAGAGCTGAAAAAATTCGCTCCACCATTTTTCTTTGAAGAATAA